Sequence from the Arvicola amphibius chromosome 3, mArvAmp1.2, whole genome shotgun sequence genome:
TCCTGGTAGAGGGAGCTGGAGAATGGATGTTGCCTTGAGTGGCAGCTGGGAGAAGAAGGAACCGGCTCCCCCACCTTGGCTAGGGGGCCCGTGTCTCCTAAGACTGCCCCTGAGCCTAGCTTGGCGTGAGGGCTCAGAATTCAATAAGATTTCTGTCTAACCTACCAGTGATGGGGCTAACCTGGTTAGTGGGGGTGGCTGCAACCAGCAAGGCTTGGAGACCAAAGCAATATTAAGCCTGGACCCCAAGGgagccctccctccccacaggCCTGAGTCTCATGAAGTCACCTGAGTTCCCATCTGGCTGCTTTCTCCAGCAATCGCTCTTTGCCAGCTGCCTGCTGGAGCATTTGTCATTAGGAAGGTTTAATGAGTTTCTTCCCAGCTCAGGCGGGCACAGGCTGAGCTGAGTTGGCTATACCTCCAGCAAAATGTTCTCCTGTGGGCCAGTGGGTTCTCAAGGCAGTCACAGCTTTACTGTCTTGTAACAGTTGGGtggactcaggaggcagtggaACCCCTCCAAGTATGATGGTGCCtttgtgggggaggagaggaccCCTATCCTGACTTGGAATATCAACAGCTCTGGAAGGGTCTCCCCAAGGCTTCTGCCACATCTGAACCACTGCCTGTGAGAAGCAGGCATTACCACAGTGGTAATTTGTGCATCCCGTATATGACCATGTGACTTGGTATCTGTGTTCTCTATGACCCTGACCCTCCATGTGGGGTCTGTCCTTTTGGACCCCAGCCAACCCCTTCCCTTGTCTCTATATAGTGGTGAAAACCCAAGACTGAACATGGCTGTTAGATAAATGTGCCCCGGGAGCCCACTCAGTGTCCCCACATGTATTATTAACTACCTGTGGTTTTCTTCACCTGCTCCAAGTTCCCACCCAGGCCTGCTAGGGAACTGGCTATAAATCCTGGGCCTTTAGGATGGCAACAGTTTAgcacccctccttccctctctcccctctccccacccctattGGGGATTGAAACTTGTCTTTGTGCAGACTCCACTGCTCATTCTTAATGGGCTCTTAGACCAGACACTGGGGATTCTGGGTTATTGTTGCAGTAGGGAATGGCAGCTTCCTGACTGTAGCCAAATGCTCATCTATGATTTAGGGAAAGTTGGTTAATTCAGCaccacagaagacagacacaaaTGAATCTGGCTGTGATGGATGAGTGAGGAGGGTAGGACTGCTTGCtcatcctttgtgtgtgtgtgtgtgtgtgtgcacttacatGTGCATTCAAGTGTTTACATGTGTATacagtgagtgtgcatgtgtgtaagtgatGCAGTGGGTAGATGTGCTGCCAGGTGTGCTGGCCCAAGTAACTACTCCATGCCCACACGAGACAGACCTGTTCGCATCAGACTCGTCCTTGTGGGAACATGTCTTTAGGCACAGGTGTACTCTGCAAAAGCTAGAACTCCACAGCCTTATGGTTGCAACTACACCTCTATATCTGAGACCATGACCTCCTTGAGCACGAgtcacaggcaggaagcatacagactcctttttcttttttggaatttTGAAACAAGGGCTCACCCAGGTAACAtcagcctcccaagaactgggatgaCTAGCCAAGCCTCTGCTGTTTTTAGTCTGTCTCCCATGCTAATCCAGGACTTtatcgtcccccccccccccatgtcatGCTTGTTCATTTACGTGGGAATTAATTGCTCTTCGTGAGGATGCCTTTAGAAATTGGTTTTAAATGAGTGCATTAGGCAGCCCCATTCATTATTCATGGGTTTCCTTTCCAGTATGGCATCCAAGTCCAAGTTTCCGGAGATGATTTAATCACAGAGGCCATTAATTAGAGATGGGGACAGCAGCCTCCTGGTGGCCTCAGCAGGGCGGAGTCAGGACCACTGGAGATCATCACATGCTGTTCCTGCTCTGGGTTCAGGGGGCTGACATGGGGGATGGAAAGGCAGCATGTACCACTGCCCCCTTCCAGATGGAAGCCTTGCACATCATCCCTGCTCTACCGACTCATCcatctagcccagtggttctcaacttcctaACCTGCCCTTTCATACAATTCCTCATGTGGTGGGGACCCCcaattgtaaaattattttcattgctacttcataacttatTTTGCCATTGttctaaactttaaatatttttggaaatagaGGTTTGGCAAGGGATAgagactcacaggttgagaaccactgctctgacCTTATCCTACAGGCAGATCTGGTTGACATTAAAGCCCTCATCATGCCGtgactcagttggcaaagtgtttgcctagcatgaatgaagccctggactccatcctcagcaccatgtaaaccaggtatggtggtggaggtagaagcaggagactCAGAAACCCCAGGTCATTTTTAGCTACaaaaggccagcctgtgctgcatGGACCCGTTTCCTAATTAATCCTCTATTCCAGCACTGCTACCACCAGGCCTGCCTTTGAGCAGCTCATGAGCACCAGGCCTCTCTGGCTGTCTAGccctttcctgttttctgttgctttgctttttttttaaagacatggtgaATAGATTTATTAAGGAAGAATGAGAAATAATTGCTAGGTCCAAGAGGTTACCTAAGGAGGAATCCCAACACCTCCATTTCAGCCTAACCACCTCCCAGGACTCTGTCCCAGTCTGTTATAGGCAAAAGAATTCTCATGTGGAGTGCAGTGGATTTGCCCAAAACCTGGCCCTGTGCACCTTTTAAGTTACTTTGAATCTTGCTATTAACTAGTATGGCTTATGTAGAAACGATTTCTGCAATTACTAAGCACAGAAGAAATTGAGGGGCCTCACCTCTCTCAAAAGCAGCCAAATTATTAAGAAGCCATTAGAACATCATCAGTCAGCCCAGTGATGCGCTACTGAGATCAATGAGTGAGCCAGCAACCAGGGAATGCACATTTAAGACCAGTTTTCATCATCATAATAGGGTTCTCTGTTCTGATCCCAATTACTTTTAAATGAGTTGCTTTTGACTGAAACACCTTTGGATTGCGTGGGCTTCTCTGGAGGGAGGGGCGTTACAGGATTCCACCACAGGGAATAAAGAGACTCGGTGGAGTCAAGTCTTCTCGAACCACCACTGGGTACAGAGCAACCCAGGCATCAAATGTCAAAGGTCCGGTTTATTCTGGCAACCCggaaagaaaatgtgtaaattaaaaaaaaaaaaaatccatgcactCAGATccagaggtagggagggagtgagggataAGGAATGTGTGggaaacagggaggggaggggaggagggatagTGGACCGAGAGGGGTTTGGTCATAAGGAAGAGAAGCATccataaaaaggcagaaagacccAGAAGTGAAGTATCAAAAGatcaataaaatggagaaaaagcacagacagagatacagagaacagAAAGCTGGGCTGGGAAGGTAGAGAAAGAAGGAATCTAGGAAGGGAAGGGCATGGCCAAGAGAAGGTTGAGGGGGTCACAGGCAATGTGGGAAGGATCCCCACAGCCTTTGCAGGGGCACCTAGGGGTCCCCGGCAGTGCTGATGACGTGGAAGAGGGTGACATTGTACAGCACCTGGTGCCCGTTGTTCCAGGTATATAGGGCCCGCTCCCTGGGGTTGTAATCCAGCATGGAGATGTGCGAGTACTGGTTGTGGAAGGGCACATCCGTGTACTCGTAGCTGGACGTGTTGGTGAAGTAGGCAAAGTAGACCTTGGCTCCGGCCAGGTGAGAGTTGGTCACATAGAGGACGCCGCAGATCATGAAGGCCTCCCCGGCACTGCGCTTGGGGTACCCGGTGTCCCAGGACCTCACGACCTCCAGGGTGTGAGGGTCCAGCCGACTGACAACGATGTTGCCCGCATTCTGGTTGGTAGTGTACACAGCCCACAGCCCGCTCTCGTCTACCATGAAGTCCATGTCCGAGAAGCCACCCCAGGAATAGGGGAAGGTGTTGTTGTAGCCAGCCCCAGGGAGACTCCTCTGCACCAACACGGAGCGCGACCGGAAGTGGTACTTGACCACCACATTGCTCTGGTACTTGTTGTAGAACAGAGAGCCGTTGTACACCACATGGCCTGTACCTGCCCACGGCTGCGGCAGCAGGTGCTGGATGAAGTTCTGGCCTTTGATGAAGTCTCCCAGAGTACGGAACTCCAGCACCCGGCGGCCTTTGTAATAGCCATCCATGTACCAGACCTACGAGAGCAGTAGCCAGTCACTGGAGAGACTCTAACCTGTGTCCCTCAGGGACTGGCCAACCAGGCAAGATCAACCTTGATTATCAGCAAACAGCCATCACCTGTGTGTCACTACTCAGTCACAGTCCTTCCTAGGACCTTTGTGACTCGTTATAGTTTGGTGATTGTGAGCATTAGTGGGCCCGGGAAGGCAGTTCagggggtaaagtgcttgccactcaagcatgagaacttgagttcgGATCCCCAAAAGAGCTGGACATAGTGGTGCACATagctgtaacctcagtgctgggggaGTCAGGGACAGATCTTTAGAGCTCATTGACCAGCGGGCACAGCCATATTAGTGGGCTGcaagttttttaaagaaatcctgactgtgtggggggagggggagagtggAGGGGCCAGGAAGATGAGTCAGTGGGGAAATCAACCTGCTTTGCAAACATGAAGATTAAGTTGGAATCCAGAACCCATCTGAAAACCTTGGCATGCCTACATGTTCCTGTAAACCCAGTGCTTTTGAGGGCAGAGATGAGGCTATCTGGGGCTTGTTGGTTGCCTAGCTCCAGATTTAGTGAGAGTCTGTGGCTAGGGACTAAGACCGAGAACATAGAAGAACAGGGCACCTGATGGCCTCCTCTGGTGAgttcacacacctgcacacaaatgtgtacaacacacacagagagacactaaaaggaaaaagagacaaagtggaggcaacagagaaaaacatttcttGTTGACcttggccttcacatgcatgaaCGAGCACACACAACAAAAAGATTCTCATGAGTGGTGGTGATTGTAGGATCAGGGAGCACTGTGCACCCAGGAGACTCACAGAGGTCACTGGAGACTGGGCTGAGATTACTCACCAAGTAACATTATTGGATAATAAGGGATCACTTTTAGGTCACGATTTTGTATGGTTGGGagttgtttgttcttgttttattttgtattttgagatagggtcttactatgtagcccaagctggtctgaaactcactatgtagatcaggctggccttgacctcacagagatcctctgcttcccaagtgctgacattaaagggctgtgccatcatgcctggcccaaATCCATTGTCAGTGGCTAACTCCTGTAAGCACAAGGTCGCCTGGCATGTCATCGAATCAGCAGCACCATTATCAGCACCACACTAAAAAGCACTCACGGATGCCCTCATTATCCAGCTCAGGTTCGCTATTGAGGGACCACATTGAGGATAAGATAATTAGAGGAATGATGTGGAGGTTCTTGCCCAGGTGTCCCTGCCTGAGAATGCACAGGACTAGATAAGTGCAAATCTGATTCCAAGCTAACCAACTGTTGGGACCATCGTCATCAGTCGAGGTCAGTGATCACAGTGGAGAGGTGTTGAGTTACTGCCTGTGCTCCGTGACACTTGACCACCCTTGTGATGGTTAGCTCCTTAAGATTTATTTGCatgaaccaaaaagaaaaaaaaaaaaaggaaaaatccaggacaggctctaaaaaagctgcagagaaaccctgtctcgaaaaaccaaaaaaaaaaaaaaaaaaaaaaaaaagatttatttgtatggggggcttggagagatggctcagaggttaagagcactggctgcttttccagaggtcctgagttcaattcccagcaaccatatggtggctcacaaccatctgtaatggggtctggtgccctcttctggcatgtagacagaacactgtatacataataaattaattttttaaaaagacttatttttatgtattttatgtatgtgtgctctatctacatgtgcacctgcatgctagaagggggcatcagattccactacagatggttgggagccaccatgtggttgctgggaattgaactcaggacctccacaggagcagcccgtgctcttaaccactgagccatctctccagttcatgaTGCTTAGCCTTAATGTCAGCTTGAAACAACCTAGGAAGTGAGTCTCAGTGAGAGATTGTCTGCACTGAGTTGGCCTGTGCGCATGACTGTAGGGGACTGTCTTTATTGTTCATTAAAGTGGGAagactc
This genomic interval carries:
- the Olfm2 gene encoding noelin-2 isoform X2; the encoded protein is MEKVQNVSQSMEVLELRTYRDLQYVRSMETLMRSLDARLRAADGSVSAKSFQELKDRMTELLPLSSVLEQYKADTRTIVRLREEVRNLSGNLAAIQEEMGAYGYEDLQQRVMALEARLHACAQKLGCGKLTGVSNPITIRAMGSRFGSWMTDTMAPSADSRVWYMDGYYKGRRVLEFRTLGDFIKGQNFIQHLLPQPWAGTGHVVYNGSLFYNKYQSNVVVKYHFRSRSVLVQRSLPGAGYNNTFPYSWGGFSDMDFMVDESGLWAVYTTNQNAGNIVVSRLDPHTLEVVRSWDTGYPKRSAGEAFMICGVLYVTNSHLAGAKVYFAYFTNTSSYEYTDVPFHNQYSHISMLDYNPRERALYTWNNGHQVLYNVTLFHVISTAGDP